AGAAGGAAGCAAGCAGTCTTTCTCTCACGGCCTCTTCCAAGAACCAAAGGACAGTTAATCTCAAACTGTAATAAAAGAGGAACTCTTCTTTTTGTTAACCACTACTATAACTAGAACCATtcccacatacacacaccgAGTCGCAGACGCCACAGTCTCTCGACAAATGCAAGATCCGAActccaagaatttgttgaGCCAACCGCCGCCGTTTTCTGCGGCAATGCGGCCGTCCCACCACCGTAGAGCCCACTCTGAGGTCAACTTTCGGCTGCCGGAGGACTTAGATCTGGTTTCCGACCCCTTTGATGCGCCGGCCGGGAGTTTCGAGGAGATGGGATCCGAGGATGATCTCTTCTCTACTTACATGGACATCGAGAAGATCAGCGGTGGCGCCGGCGGTGGATCTGGTGTTGGTGACTCCATTCTCGACAATGCGGGTGGCGGGGCGGGGGCGGACGATGGTAACAAGAACGGCGGCGCTGATGGTGTAGCTAGGCCGAGGCATAGGCATAGTAATTCGGTGGACAGTTCGAGCCTGTTGTTTAATGAGAGTAGCATTGAAGCTAAGAAAGCAATGGCTCCTGATAAGCTTGCTGAGTTATGGAATATTGATCCTAAGCGCGCCAAAAggtattttcttttgctttttttttctttttcttttttaattttgatttatatttaattatgagttttcttacacatatatgtgtgtatggATTGTTATCTTGAGTTTCTGAGGTGAATTTTGGTGGATTTACTTGTGTTGGAGTGGATCTTGAAATAGATCTTTGTGAGTCTTAAGGTTTTAGTCTACCAAGTTGACTGATGTTTTACTAGACTGCAATGGAACTGCATTGTTCCAAGGAGCTGGAAtttcgttttatttttaagtaaaggGTTGGATTCTTTCTACGGTGCATTAGCAGCTTCTCGGAATTGTGCTTTGATCTGGATTGATCTAGGCGATGGATTCATGTAAATTCTAGACCGAGATTCATAACTGACACTACGGCTTTTGTTTATGTTGTCTGGATTATTAGATTATCATGTAGTGCTTGGTCGAACATCGAGGATCACATGTTTGTCTTACTAACCGTTTTCATTGTTTTTGATTGTGAGGTTTCAAGATCTCGATTCGATGTCTgattcaaacttattttatgatttctgTAATGGTCTTATTTGGAAATTCAACTGTGGTCATCATTATTTTGATGGTTTCATCGTGACCAACATATTACAACCGAACCATTCAAGTATTTATCGTTGTTCATGCCCTTGTCTGGTCGAGTACTTCATTGCTGTCCTATCCAGTTGTTTTTAGCATGCTTGAAATAtgtttctttcatcaatcGTATTGGACTCTGTTGTATAATTGACTAATGCATCGGTAATATTACACAGGATTTTGGCGAATCGACAATCTGCTGCTCGATCAAAAGAGAGAAAGGCCCGTTACATATCTGAGCTGGAGAGAAAAGTTCAGACACTTCAAACTGAGGCCACAACTCTGTCTGCTCAGCTGACACTGTTCCAGGTATTTGTCCTGAAATTGCCCCCTTCTGTTACTACTTAAGGCATTCCATAAACTGATGCTCTAGTTGGTCGGAACAGAAAGTTTTGATCTGTAGTAACATGGTTCTATACTTATTCGTATAGCAAATTACTATGAGTGGACAGGATCATAAATCCTAGATTCTGTCTACATATTGATATTGCCAAATCTAGTACCACAAACCTTAACACAGTCAAAATAAAGGCAACTAGCATGAATGTGGTAATATAAATTGCCAGATTATGTTGCTCCAACAGACAACATATTCTTGAATTTGAGGTTTATAAAGAGttgatatatatgtttctttcATGTTGTGGGTGTTTCTTGTAAGTTCCTCTTTCTTCTGTTTTATTCTTTGACTTTCAAACAAATATCCATCTGTTAATGAACAAAATccttttgttaaaaataaatcttggGCAAGTGTAAAGAAACTCATCTTTAAGTGTTGGAACTCGAGCTTGTGCTTTTTTCTGAACTTTTAGTCTGGACCAAGTGTGGCCAGATTCAAGCTAATCACATCGCAAGACATGGCAAGTAAATTACACTTGTAATATGAATGATGTATAGTTTAAGAACATCCACtaatcacatgataagtgtaataaaaattattaacttgaGATAGGACTGATGGACTTCGGTCTTCTGGTCACTAGTACATGTTCTTGTACAACGTGGTTACGTACATCGAGCAGTTTAGGCTTCTGGGTAGGAACTCCAAATGAGAAAAAGTTCTCAAGGAAAGAACTTCTCAATGatcttaattttcttccaTTGTATTACAATGTTGTACTGCCTTTTCTGTGTAAAACAGCCTCCCACATTTTGTCCCCAGGATGTTTCAGTCTTTGCGGTCTAATTGTTAATTTCTCCTGTAATAAAACAGGGTCTTGTGTCCCATCTTGTGACAACCTTTGCCCCTGCTATCGGCCTTTAAGAAAACATCTAGAGCCTTGTCTTAAAAATGTTGGAATAGCAGTAACTATATATGCTTTAAATTGAGAACTCTGAAAAGAACGGTAGAAGGATTCCTGATGGAAGAGGCTGGCAGAATCGAAATCTTTCCCCCAATGCTTATAAACTTTTTGTATAAGGATCTATATGCTAGTTGTTgacatctttttattttctcaattcaatCAAACTTTTTCTATCGCAGAGAGATACGACTGGACTAAGTAATGAGAATACGGAGCTCAAGCTTCGGTTACAGGCCATGGAACAGCAAGCTCAGTTGCGTGATGGTAAGAACAAATGCATCTGtactttttgttgatttattttagttgttttagcAAATATTTATGATGTAGCTGTTTAAAAACGCAGCCCTTAACGAAGCACTGAAGCAAGAAGTAGAGAGACTCAGACTTGCTACTGGAGAAATATCTTCGACTTCAGACACGTTCAATTTGGCAATGCAGCATGTTCCATACAATCAATCCACCTTCTTTACCTCTCCACCCCAATCCAGCCCAAACGAGAACATACAAATGCAGCAATTTCATGCCGTCCCGACGGGCATGTCGAGTCATCAGCACCCGATGCTTTCAGCTGCTCACGTACGGGGCCTTGCTGACTCGTTCCACCAGGACCCTCTTGGCCGTTTCCAAGGTCTTGATATCGGTAGCCGAAGCTCTCATTTAGTGAAAACTGAGGGGCCGTCTATCTCCGCCAGCGAAAGCAGCAGTACATTCTGATATTTTCAGGTTCTCTCCCAATTCGTCCCGGTGATCCAACcctatttgttttaattgttAATAGACTGACACCGCTGTTTTAACATCCAGAGTCACctgattttttcattttttttccttttacgtTTAACTGGGGTCTTAGGTTTTCGTTAGCATTCTAGGTTCGTCGATGTTGTTCATTCTTAATCGTGGTGGCAATTGTTTCCAGATTTAAGTTGTTCGTCCGACTGAAAAgtcatttgttgtttttgtgatCACATCTTTGTTCTTGATTGCTTCACTTGTCCCGTGAAGCTTCTCGTTCACTGACTGAGGGGGGACTCGGTCTGATAATCATTGTATGTCTAATGTAATGAGAACTGCACATTATTCATTAACTAGAACGTCTGCCCGTCCGATGTTGTAACCTAAGTTCACCTACTAACTCCGTCGTTGTTCTTGCTATTAAGTCCCCAATGTTTTCTGGATACCTGTTGTAACATCAGTAACTTCAACATTATCGTGCTATGGTTCCCGAATGTTTTTGAGGTATTCTTGTCAGTCTTCAAACTCTTCCCGACAATCATGATAATCATATAcaagacacacacacacacacacagcatTTGAGAGTACAAAGATGTCTGAACAATGAGACAGTTTTGCTGGTGTAAGGGGACAAGAGAAAGGCCCATATAACTACCTAATATTCGCATCATGTTACCATATCCTCTTGATGTTTGACACAATcccagaaaatcaaaattcttgCTTGAGACGTAAACCATCATGATcctaattgaattttttgtttatatattgatgCCATGTGCACTTATCCATTTGATTTTGACGTTCTTGCTCGAAGAATTATCGGTTTTCACCAAAACGCCaccatttttcccttttaaaaaaagacatctcgacagaaaaataaagctttaaatttataagcaGCTCAAATCcttcattttcattcaacatGAAATGGTAGCAACCCGTATATATTCACCATCATAAAATCCTCAGAAGGTGGACTTGTAAGGTCACATGAC
The window above is part of the Sesamum indicum cultivar Zhongzhi No. 13 linkage group LG7, S_indicum_v1.0, whole genome shotgun sequence genome. Proteins encoded here:
- the LOC105166983 gene encoding transcription factor RF2b, which gives rise to MQDPNSKNLLSQPPPFSAAMRPSHHRRAHSEVNFRLPEDLDLVSDPFDAPAGSFEEMGSEDDLFSTYMDIEKISGGAGGGSGVGDSILDNAGGGAGADDGNKNGGADGVARPRHRHSNSVDSSSLLFNESSIEAKKAMAPDKLAELWNIDPKRAKRILANRQSAARSKERKARYISELERKVQTLQTEATTLSAQLTLFQRDTTGLSNENTELKLRLQAMEQQAQLRDALNEALKQEVERLRLATGEISSTSDTFNLAMQHVPYNQSTFFTSPPQSSPNENIQMQQFHAVPTGMSSHQHPMLSAAHVRGLADSFHQDPLGRFQGLDIGSRSSHLVKTEGPSISASESSSTF